The following proteins come from a genomic window of Lineus longissimus chromosome 18, tnLinLong1.2, whole genome shotgun sequence:
- the LOC135502130 gene encoding protein C-ets-1-like, giving the protein MGPHPSAEMLDENMNLNCPSPLTAWLLSEAEVESGTITADDLTSLTTTQQTLPTLTSVMTSVAEQALINSRMTEAELGSSPQKYTDYQNMTSSCDTFQDLSPMTSSSSLSNEAIEKIASAITTIPNETLEKFASAISTASDLAISKLTSANDQTLVTSLPLSDPPSYEDHMASCKGCAKNNNNGHSHVKMERATCQYSFGYGGQSSQMSSPPLSNLPIKLEQQEPPVGAANTFPLDLTQSSDMFKMPQSFPIPTAGGQIQLWQFLLELLTDGRNTSCIAWDGPNGEFRMVDPEEVARRWGKRKNKPNMNYDKLSRALRYYYDKLIMTKVHGKRYTYKFNFKVIYQNSRPTMDTAGLALSQAMQQPEVQNGYITAPKYEMDHGYLADGRMLDMQDSWGLKHYPPPPYPAYQNYGFYPPSGMIQPMVSPLYYQQ; this is encoded by the exons ATGGGACCTCATCCTAGTGCTGAGATGTTGGACGAAAACATGAACCTGAACTGCCCCTCACCATTAACCGCCTGGCTACTCTCAGAGGCGGAGGTGGAGTCCGGCACCATCACAGCAGACGACCTTACATCACTAACAACAACACAGCAAACGCTTCCGACGCTCACATCGGTCATGACGTCAGTGGCGGAGCAGGCGTTGATAAATTCACGCATGACGGAAGCAGAGCTCGGATCATCGCCGCAAAAATATACAGACTATCAGAATATGACGTCATCGTGCGACACATTCCAGGATTTATcaccgatgacgtcatcatcatcactgtccaATGAAGCAATAGAGAAAATCGCCTCGGCGATTACAACCATTCCTAATGAAACATTAGAAAAATTTGCCTCTGCAATCAGCACTGCCTCAGATTTAGCAATCTCAAAACTCACTTCCGCCAACGATCAGACActtgtgacgtcacttccgtTAAGTGACCCGCCATCTTACGAGGATCACATGGCGTCTTGTAAAGGGTGTGCTAAAAACAATAATAACGGACACAGTCATGTGAAAATGGAGCGTGCTACTTGTCAATATTCTTTCGGATACGGCGGTCAAAGTTCACAGATGTCTTCGCCGCCTTTATCGAATTTGCCCATAAAATTAGAACAACAAGAGCCACCCGTGGGAGCTGCAAATACATTTCCATTAG ATCTCACGCAATCGAGTGATATGTTCAAGATGCCGCAGTCTTTCCCGATCCCGACCG CTGGCGGTCAGATCCAACTATGGCAGTTCCTCCTCGAGCTCCTGACGGACGGGCGTAATACCAGTTGTATCGCGTGGGACGGGCCCAACGGAGAGTTCCGAATGGTGGACCCGGAAGAAGTCGCGAGACGCTGGGGAAAGCGAAAGAACAAACCAAATATGAATTATGATAAGCTGTCAAGGGCACTCAG GTATTATTACGACAAGTTGATCATGACGAAGGTACACGGCAAACGATACACGTACAAGTTTAACTTCAAGGTCATCTATCAGAACAGCCGCCCCACCATGGATACCGCCGGCCTCGCCCTGAGCCAGGCCATGCAACAGCCTGAGGTCCAGAACGGTTACATCACAGCGCCGAAGTATGAGATGGACCACGGGTACTTGGCTGATGGTCGTATGCTGGACATGCAGGATAGCTGGGGGCTCAAGCACTACCCACCACCGCCGTATCCTGCGTACCAAAACTACGGATTTTACCCACCTTCCGGTATGATACAGCCGATGGTGTCGCCACTTTATTACcaacagtaa